The genomic DNA GGGCAAGCATGGGGTCCACGGCCCGCACAGACAGCCCTTCGGCCAGGGCCGAGCCGCGCTTCTTGCTCTCCTCCACCAGAGAGCTGGCGCTCATGGTGCCGACCAGCGGCAGCAGCAGCACGGCCATGCCCACCAGGATGGCGGACATGCCCAGATTGAGCTTGGTGCGGAACTTGAGCCTGGGAAAAATGCGCATGTGGGGCTACCGGTCCAATTGAAGTTTTTCGGCCAGGTCCCTGACCGGATCGTAGTCGATGTCGCGGGCCGGAATGATGCCCCTCATGCCCGCGGCGCTCAGGATGGCCCTGTGCTCGGGCGTATCGCGATCCAGGGCGAACATGGCCTTGGCCACGGCTTCCACCACGGCCGGATCGAGCCCCTTTCGGGCCGCGTATACCCAGCCGGGATACGGCGGGGTTTCGGCCAGAATGCGGATGGCCCCGAGATCGATCTTTCCGGCGACGACGTCGAGGGTGCCCTTGCGGATGGTGCCGATGTCGTACACGCCCGCGTGCACGGCCAGAACGACCTTCTCCTGCTTGCCGCCGGGACCGGGCGCGAAGTCCACGGTCTCGAAATCTTCAAGCCTGATGCCGTGATCGTAGAAGAGCCCGAGGGGGAAAAGATAACCGCCCGCGGAATTGGGGTCCACGGCGATCCAGCGCTTGCCCCGGCAGTCCTCGATGGTCGAAACCGCCGCGTTATCCGTGCGGACTATGATCTGTCCCCGGAAAAACGGCTCGCCCGACGGCTCGATAACCCTGGCAAAAGCCTGCGCTCCGGCCTTGGCCAAACGCACGTAG from Pseudodesulfovibrio thermohalotolerans includes the following:
- a CDS encoding phosphate/phosphite/phosphonate ABC transporter substrate-binding protein; amino-acid sequence: MKRTGMKTCVTLMALFLLATLYGGCSDEKPVKVNLSKREDLVAPRMVDAITYAYLPQYSHTISYQRHRQLLEYLRETTGLPLRQIFPDTFEEHVKMVERGEIDISYSNPFVYVRLAKAGAQAFARVIEPSGEPFFRGQIIVRTDNAAVSTIEDCRGKRWIAVDPNSAGGYLFPLGLFYDHGIRLEDFETVDFAPGPGGKQEKVVLAVHAGVYDIGTIRKGTLDVVAGKIDLGAIRILAETPPYPGWVYAARKGLDPAVVEAVAKAMFALDRDTPEHRAILSAAGMRGIIPARDIDYDPVRDLAEKLQLDR